Proteins encoded by one window of Labrus bergylta chromosome 2, fLabBer1.1, whole genome shotgun sequence:
- the ckap2l gene encoding cytoskeleton-associated protein 2-like, translated as MEEGETVTIPSRKELRKQKLMEFLEAKGKLKQPNPKPYLRDVYQDKTFATQMVKEKENTAPAVKLINEHTKIQTMTVQATKRPTRRTFGVTNKVNVKGSMLTGQGNACRSSATSVPVQPRKPTQNSLLKGTYTVLSSESNTNSASHFKKKPNKEIQSSDKTSSNIARTSAKNKNSKFNSELNAAFLRPVKTASVRMSLGPIVKTKTGLLPAVTQPRNSQSLRHPTASISAARTTSVANMVQSSTLSSKFIFQKKTLPNKSLSNPVKERSLSTTASSSTGIKLQEQNRANSKSLFGKHCNPSGLKTKSICSNCTAGPNKPDGRVGMLKPNKLTSQPTDTSSKQKSDGERKKNEQPCKVVSRTSSGPASRCSSRPVSGDMRAVLTEVEKRSKTCAETGGKKGHSSDNAPKMQTGIKGTGPRVISQTAPQPVRTVSLTGQARKSSKFPVIDIPQTERKKLTAVQEERMKKLQEWRESRGISYKRPPMPVRIQVRRTMAVPQPFWATMKEEDDAHSLISAVDRSLADCIILLGEGCPSVQVKEVLSRLPVVSHKFAKYWICQARLMEQEGNLDVLPIFEEAVRVVLEPVDELRTVVFEILKKKEETKASEEDEKEVQVSSVESSPERDNNPMMTPKPVRALICGEKGDSSVVKYKITATPGGPPSQKREPTRVNGQEVRFFTPVRRSVRIERASLHYPASLQDHDLCVASYNDLIYEEDNERSVEQKSGETSPSPMYVYRQNEALKDKVVVQLVCDEGV; from the exons ATGGAAGAAGGAGAGACTGTAACGATACCGTCCCGAAAAG AGCTGCGTAAGCAGAAGTTGATGGAATTCTTGGAAGCAAAGGGAAAGCTGAAACAGCCCAACCCTAA GCCATACCTCCGGGATGTCTATCAAGACAAGACATTTGCAACTCAG ATGGTTAAGGAGAAAGAGAACACGGCTCCAGCTGTCAAATTaataaatgaacacacaaaaatcCAAACTATGACTGTGCAAGCCACAAAAAGACCCACCAGAAGAACATTTGGTGTTACAAACAAAGTGAATGTAAAAGGAAGTATGCTGACAGGACAGGGAAATGCCTGTCGTTCATCTGCAACAAGTGTCCCAGTACAGCCCAGAAAACCTACACAAAACTCTTTACTCAAAGGAACATACACTGTTTTGTCCTCCGAATCCAACACAAATTCAGCCAGCCATTTCAAAAAGAAGCCtaacaaagaaatacaatctTCAGATAAAACCTCTTCTAATATAGCTCGCACATCTGCAAAAAATAAGAACAGCAAATTCAACAGTGAGTTGAATGCTGCTTTTTTACGTCCAGTGAAGACAGCCAGTGTCAGGATGAGTCTTGGCCCAATTGTCAAAACTAAAACAGGACTCCTCCCTGCAGTGACCCAGCCAAGGAACAGTCAAAGTTTGAGACATCCCACTGCCTCAATATCTGCTGCCAGAACTACTTCTGTTGCCAACATGGTGCAATCAAGCACATTGTCGTCCAAGTTCAttttccagaaaaaaacattgcctAACAAATCTCTAAGCAATCCTGTGAAAGAGAGAAGTCTTTCTACAACTGCAAGTTCCAGTACTGGAATAAAACTTCAAGAACAGAATAGGGCTAACTCTAAGTCCCTTTTTGGTAAACATTGTAATCCAAGTGGACTGAAAACAAAGTCCATCTGCTCCAATTGCACAGCAGGCCCAAATAAGCCAGACGGGAGAGTAGGGATGCTAAAACCTAATAAATTAACCAGTCAGCCTACGGACACGTCTTCAAAGCAGAAATCTGATGGAGAGCGTAAGAAGAATGAACAACCATGCAAAGTTGTCTCAAGAACATCATCTGGGCCAGCAAGCAGATGCAGCTCCAGACCTGTGAGTGGGGATATGCGAGCTGTTCTGACTGAGGTGGAAAAGAGAAGCAAGACATGTGCAGAGACAGGTGGCAAGAAGGGACACAGTTCAGATAATGCCCCTAAAATGCAAACGGGTATCAAAGGAACTGGCCCTCGAGTTATATCTCAGACAGCGCCACAGCCTGTCAGGACCGTCAGCCTCACAGGCCAGGCCAGGAAGTCATCAAAGTTTCCAGTGATCGATATTCCACAGACGGAGAGAAAGAAACTGACTGCTGTCCAGGAGGAAAGAAT GAAAAAACTACAAGAATGGAGAGAATCCAGGGGCATTTCCTATAAGCGTCCTCCAATGCCAGTGAGAATTCAGGTCAGGCGCACTATGGCTGTGCCACAACCTTTCTGGGCCACCATGAAAGAGGAAGACGATGCCCACTCCCTCATCTCAGCTGTGGACAGATCCCTAGCTGATTGCATCATATTACTGGGCGAG GGTTGCCCTTCAGTCCAGGTGAAGGAGGTTCTCTCGAGGCTGCCGGTGGTGTCCCACAAGTTCGCCAAATACTGGATCTGTCAGGCCCGTCTGATGGAGCAGGAGGGCAACCTTGATGTCCTGCCAATATTTGAAGAAGCTGTGCGTGTTGTGCTAGAG ccAGTTGACGAACTTCGAACTGTGGTGTTTGAGATTctgaagaaaaaggaggagaccAAAG CATCTGAAGAAGATGAGAAAGAGGTACAGGTTTCTTCGGTTGAAAGCTCTCCTGAGAGGGACAACAACCCAATGATGACTCCTAAACCTGTCAGAGCCCTCATCTGTGGGGAGAAAGGAGACTCATCTGTCGTCAAGTACAAGATCACAGCGACTCCTGG CGGCCCTCCAAGCCAAAAGAGAGAACCGACACGAGTCAATGGCCAGGAGGTTCGCTTCTTTACCCCTGTTAGACGCTCTGTGCGAATTGAGAGAGCCTCTCTTCATTACCCCGCGTCCCTCCAAGACCATGATCTATGTGTTGCCTCCTACAACGACCTGATCTACGAGGAGGATAATGAGAGAAGTGTAGAGCAGAAGAGTGGGGAAACCAGCCCGTCTCCCATGTATGTCTACAGGCAGAACGAAGCGCTCAAAGACAAGGTGGTCGTCCAACTAGTCTGCGATGAAGGTGTTTAG
- the LOC109997024 gene encoding interleukin-1 beta has product MDSKMQCNMSKQWTPKMPKGIDLEYSHHPLTMRRVVNLIIAIEKLKSGASESLLSTEFRDENLLNMMMESIVEEQVVFERGSAPPNQFSRTGMHQCSVTDIEKRSLVLVQNSMELHAVMLQGGADNRKVQLNMSTYVNPAPSTEARTVALGIKDTNLYLTCHKDGDEATLHLEEVEDKDSLLSISSDSDMVRFLFYKQDTGLNISTLVSVPYSDWYISTEKENNKPVEMCLESAQRYRTFKIQRQS; this is encoded by the exons ATGGATTCCAAGATGCAATGCAACATGAGCAAGCAGTGGACCCCCAAGATGCCCAAGGGGATCGACTTGGAGTATTCCCATCATCCTCTTACTATGAGGCGCGTTGTGAACCTCATCATTGCCATAGAGAAGCTGAAGAGCGGTGCGTCAGAGTCGCTGCTGAGCACCGAGTTTAGGGATGAAAACCTGCTGAACATGATGATGGAGAGCATTGTGGAAG AGCAAGTCGTGTTTGAGCGTGGTTCAGCTCCACCAAATCAGTTTAGCAGGACGGGCATGCACCAATGCAGCGTGACTGACATCGAGAAAAGGAGCTTAGTTCTGGTCCAAAACAGCATGGAGCTCCATGCAGTGATGCTGCAGGGAGGTGCAGACAACCGCAAAG TTCAACTGAACATGTCGACCTATGTTAACCCTGCACCCAGCACCGAGGCCAGAACTGTAGCTCTGGGCATCAAAGACACAAATCTCTACCTGACCTGCCACAAGGACGGTGATGAGGCAACCTTGCATCTAGAG GAGGTAGAGGACAAGGACAGTCTACTAAGCATCAGCTCCGACAGCGACATGGTTCGGTTTCTCTTCTACAAACAGGACACCGGACTGAACATCAGCACCCTGGTGTCTGTCCCTTACAGCGACTGGTACATcagcacagaaaaagaaaacaataagcCAGTCGAAATGTGCCTGGAGAGTGCCCAACGCTACAGAACCTTCAAAATCCAGCGTCAGAGTTAA